In Rhodococcus rhodochrous, a single genomic region encodes these proteins:
- the cysC gene encoding adenylyl-sulfate kinase, translating to MSRLLRIATAGSVDDGKSTLIGRLLFDSKAVFEDQLEAVTRTSLDRGADRADLALLTDGLRAEREQGITIDVAYRYFATAQRTFVIADTPGHEQYTRNMVTGASTADLALVLVDARNGIVEQTRRHAFLASLLGVRHVVLCINKMDLVDWSQSRFDEICDEFRNFAAKLDMPDLAFVPVSALHGDNVVSRTANMPWYEGASLLHHLEQVHIASDTNLIDARLPVQYVIRPGEGEHRDFRGYAGTVAAGGFAPGDDVVVLPSGFGTRVRTLWGPGGTELEHAFAGAAVCVELEDDLDVGRGDMLCRPNNRPLVGHEIDAMVCWFDERSALDPDARYALLHTTRSTTARVGRLDYRLDVNSLHRDEAATTLGLNEIGRVQLRTQQPLLFDPYRRNRTTGSFVLVDERTGNTVAAGMITGPTLADTAVVWHSAAVSRTERGRAGATVWLTGLSASGKSTLAVELERRLLAEGIPAYRLDGDNLRHGLNADLGFGPEDRAENVRRVGAVAQMMADAGLVAICALISPYRQDRDRIRRQHEEAGIRFVEVFVDTPLADCEARDPKGMYARARAGEITGFTGVDDPYEPPSDPELVVRPHDGTPAVQAGLVVELLRT from the coding sequence ATGTCCCGCCTGCTGCGCATCGCCACCGCCGGCAGCGTCGACGACGGCAAGTCCACGCTGATCGGCCGATTGCTGTTCGATTCCAAGGCCGTCTTCGAGGACCAACTCGAGGCGGTCACCCGCACGAGCCTCGACCGCGGCGCCGACCGCGCCGATCTCGCCCTGCTCACCGACGGCCTGCGCGCCGAACGCGAGCAGGGCATCACGATCGACGTCGCCTATCGCTATTTCGCCACGGCGCAGAGAACATTCGTCATCGCCGATACTCCCGGCCACGAGCAGTACACGCGCAACATGGTCACCGGTGCGTCCACCGCCGACCTGGCGCTCGTCCTCGTCGACGCCCGCAACGGCATCGTCGAGCAGACCCGCCGGCACGCCTTCCTCGCGTCGCTGCTCGGGGTGCGGCACGTGGTGCTGTGCATCAACAAGATGGACCTGGTGGACTGGTCGCAGAGCCGATTCGACGAGATCTGCGACGAGTTCCGGAACTTCGCGGCGAAGCTCGACATGCCCGACCTCGCGTTCGTCCCCGTCTCCGCGCTGCACGGCGACAACGTCGTCTCCCGCACCGCGAACATGCCGTGGTACGAGGGCGCTTCGCTGCTGCACCATCTCGAGCAGGTCCACATCGCCTCGGACACCAACCTCATCGACGCGCGCCTGCCCGTGCAGTACGTGATCCGCCCGGGCGAGGGCGAACACCGCGACTTCCGCGGCTACGCCGGAACGGTCGCCGCCGGCGGATTCGCGCCCGGCGACGACGTGGTCGTTCTCCCATCCGGTTTCGGAACACGGGTACGGACGCTGTGGGGGCCGGGAGGAACGGAACTCGAGCACGCCTTCGCCGGTGCTGCGGTGTGCGTCGAACTCGAGGACGACCTCGACGTCGGGCGCGGCGACATGCTGTGCCGCCCCAACAACCGTCCGCTCGTCGGGCACGAGATCGACGCCATGGTGTGCTGGTTCGACGAACGCTCCGCCCTCGACCCGGACGCCCGCTACGCCTTGCTGCACACCACGCGTTCGACCACCGCGCGGGTCGGGCGACTGGACTACCGGCTCGACGTCAACAGCCTGCACCGCGACGAGGCCGCGACGACGCTCGGTCTCAACGAGATCGGCCGCGTGCAACTGCGAACGCAGCAGCCGCTGCTGTTCGACCCCTACCGGCGCAACCGCACCACCGGAAGCTTCGTGCTCGTCGACGAACGCACCGGCAACACCGTCGCGGCCGGGATGATCACCGGCCCGACACTCGCCGACACGGCGGTGGTCTGGCACTCGGCGGCGGTCTCACGGACCGAACGGGGGAGGGCCGGGGCGACGGTGTGGCTCACCGGGCTGTCCGCCTCCGGCAAGTCCACCCTCGCCGTCGAACTCGAACGACGACTGCTCGCCGAGGGCATCCCCGCCTACCGCCTCGACGGCGACAACCTCCGGCACGGCCTCAACGCCGACCTCGGGTTCGGTCCGGAGGACCGCGCGGAGAACGTCCGCCGCGTCGGTGCGGTCGCCCAGATGATGGCCGACGCCGGACTCGTCGCGATCTGCGCGCTCATCAGTCCCTACCGTCAGGACCGCGACCGCATCCGCCGGCAGCACGAGGAGGCCGGAATCCGCTTCGTCGAGGTCTTCGTCGACACCCCGCTCGCCGACTGCGAGGCCCGCGACCCGAAGGGCATGTACGCGCGGGCACGTGCCGGTGAGATCACCGGTTTCACCGGCGTCGACGATCCCTACGAACCACCGTCGGATCCCGAGCTGGTCGTGCGCCCCCACGACGGCACGCCTGCCGTGCAGGCGGGCCTCGTCGTGGAATTGTTGAGGACATGA
- the mmsB gene encoding 3-hydroxyisobutyrate dehydrogenase — protein MSELPTVAFLGLGHMGGPMAANLVRAGYTVNGYDPVPAAQEEATKNGITVAEAATDAVRGAQVVITMLPNGKLVLDLYDEILPAAEPNTLFVDSSTIDVADARAAAEKARTAGHRAVDAPVSGGVAGAAAGTLAFMVGGSEDDFATAKPLLEAMGRKIVHCGGSGNGQAAKICNNMILGISMIAISEAFVLGEKLGLDNQALFDVASNASGQCWALTSNCPVPGPVPTTPANNDYQPGFAAALMDKDLGLAANAVRANGVEAELGLRAAELYHRFNTEGGGGLDFSAIITDIRDRSTAKDSQ, from the coding sequence ATGAGTGAACTTCCCACCGTCGCCTTCCTCGGCCTCGGACACATGGGCGGGCCGATGGCCGCGAACCTCGTCCGCGCCGGGTACACCGTCAACGGCTACGACCCCGTTCCCGCTGCGCAGGAAGAAGCCACGAAGAACGGCATCACCGTCGCCGAGGCCGCGACCGACGCGGTGCGCGGCGCCCAGGTCGTGATCACCATGCTGCCCAACGGCAAGCTCGTCCTCGACCTGTACGACGAGATCCTGCCCGCGGCCGAGCCGAACACGCTGTTCGTCGACAGCTCGACCATCGACGTCGCCGACGCCCGCGCGGCGGCGGAGAAGGCACGCACGGCCGGTCACCGTGCCGTCGACGCCCCGGTCTCCGGTGGTGTCGCCGGTGCCGCCGCAGGCACTCTCGCGTTCATGGTCGGCGGCAGCGAGGACGACTTCGCCACCGCGAAGCCGCTGCTCGAGGCCATGGGACGCAAGATCGTCCACTGCGGCGGGTCGGGCAACGGCCAGGCCGCGAAGATCTGCAACAACATGATCCTGGGCATCTCGATGATCGCGATCAGCGAGGCGTTCGTCCTCGGCGAGAAGCTGGGCCTCGACAACCAGGCACTGTTCGACGTCGCGTCCAACGCGTCCGGCCAGTGCTGGGCGCTGACGAGCAACTGCCCGGTCCCGGGCCCCGTCCCGACCACCCCCGCGAACAACGACTATCAGCCGGGCTTCGCGGCCGCGCTCATGGACAAGGATCTCGGACTGGCCGCGAACGCGGTGCGGGCCAACGGTGTCGAGGCCGAACTCGGACTGCGTGCAGCCGAGCTCTACCATCGTTTCAACACCGAGGGTGGTGGAGGACTCGACTTCTCCGCCATCATCACCGACATCCGAGACCGCTCGACCGCGAAGGACAGCCAGTGA
- a CDS encoding enoyl-CoA hydratase, whose amino-acid sequence MTDFETILLDRKGRVGIVTLNRPKALNALNSQLMREVVAAVEELDADGEIGAILLTGSEKAFAAGADIKEMAPKTFAEVYAEDLFSQWDRLSSVRKPIVAAVSGYALGGGCELAMLCDFIIASDTAKFGQPEIKLGVIPGIGGSQRLTRAVGKAKAMDMCLTGRNMDAEEAERAGLVSRIVPAAELFDVALETATAIASMSLPVAIMAKEAVNRSFETTLAEGVKFERRVFHSTFATADQKEGMAAFVEKRTPEFKHA is encoded by the coding sequence GTGACCGATTTCGAGACCATTCTGCTCGACCGCAAGGGCCGCGTCGGCATCGTCACCCTCAACCGGCCGAAGGCGCTCAACGCCCTCAACAGCCAGTTGATGCGTGAGGTCGTCGCCGCCGTCGAGGAACTCGACGCGGACGGCGAGATCGGTGCGATCCTGCTCACGGGCTCGGAGAAGGCGTTCGCCGCCGGCGCCGACATCAAGGAGATGGCGCCGAAGACCTTCGCCGAGGTCTACGCGGAAGACCTGTTCTCGCAGTGGGATCGGCTCTCGTCCGTGCGCAAGCCGATCGTCGCCGCGGTGTCGGGCTACGCGCTCGGTGGCGGTTGCGAGCTGGCGATGCTGTGTGACTTCATCATCGCGTCCGACACCGCCAAGTTCGGTCAGCCCGAGATCAAGCTCGGCGTCATCCCCGGCATCGGTGGATCGCAGCGCCTGACCCGCGCCGTGGGCAAGGCCAAGGCCATGGACATGTGCCTGACCGGCCGCAACATGGACGCCGAGGAGGCCGAGCGCGCCGGACTCGTCTCGCGCATCGTCCCCGCAGCGGAACTGTTCGACGTGGCGCTCGAGACGGCGACCGCCATCGCGTCGATGTCGCTGCCGGTCGCGATCATGGCGAAGGAAGCCGTCAACCGGTCCTTCGAGACGACGCTGGCCGAGGGCGTGAAGTTCGAGCGCCGCGTGTTCCATTCGACGTTCGCCACCGCCGACCAGAAGGAAGGCATGGCGGCCTTCGTCGAGAAGCGCACGCCGGAGTTCAAGCACGCCTGA
- a CDS encoding MarR family winged helix-turn-helix transcriptional regulator encodes MPAPLPLDPIAEAHRQWTAHGWGEVADGMAAVTSVMRAQQIMMARVEEVLKPFGLTFARYELLTLLHFTRSGALPMAKASARLQVHPTSVTNAVDRLEKAGLVRRTPHPSDRRATLIELTDEGRALAIQATEKLNTEVFARPGIPEEHIDTLLRIIATMRHDAGDFDTGGAPSKW; translated from the coding sequence ATGCCCGCACCACTCCCCCTCGACCCCATCGCCGAAGCCCACCGCCAGTGGACCGCCCACGGCTGGGGCGAAGTCGCCGACGGCATGGCCGCGGTCACCTCGGTGATGCGGGCACAGCAGATCATGATGGCGCGGGTCGAGGAGGTGCTCAAGCCCTTCGGCCTGACCTTCGCCCGCTACGAACTCCTCACGCTGCTGCATTTCACCAGGTCGGGAGCGTTGCCGATGGCGAAGGCCAGTGCGCGCCTGCAGGTGCACCCCACCAGTGTCACCAACGCCGTCGACCGGCTCGAGAAAGCCGGACTGGTCCGGCGTACCCCGCATCCGAGCGATCGACGGGCCACTCTCATCGAACTCACCGACGAGGGACGGGCATTGGCGATCCAGGCGACCGAGAAGCTCAACACGGAGGTCTTCGCCCGGCCGGGTATCCCCGAGGAGCACATCGACACACTGCTGCGCATCATCGCGACGATGCGGCACGACGCCGGCGACTTCGACACCGGCGGTGCGCCTTCCAAGTGGTGA
- a CDS encoding IclR family transcriptional regulator gives MARRETGTLGEFTAGAGAARRSPPTERVVQVLDHLVARPGVRFGLSELARELDLSKPTCLGILTVLADAGYLIRDPVDKTYGLGPALIVAGRAAQRGFASGPVAHRHLAALAEEFGVMCSASAVVGDRIAVLDVVGGHGTAAAARVGEVYPFAPPVGLMYVLWDTDERIEQWLRREPTLPVTVDRDDLWRIVTECRRTGYLAESLTPGGRRLYALMAGVVSHDLAPEMREMLAELVASPGERVLLPDAFAAGEERAVNLVAAPAYDPDGHQSLVLTLHLEREVDAAGIERCGAALVAVAEAITADLGGRRPPR, from the coding sequence ATGGCTCGTCGTGAGACCGGGACGCTCGGAGAGTTCACCGCCGGGGCGGGAGCAGCCCGCCGGTCGCCACCCACGGAACGCGTCGTGCAGGTCCTCGACCACCTCGTCGCGCGACCCGGCGTCCGGTTCGGACTGTCGGAACTGGCACGCGAACTCGACCTGAGCAAGCCCACCTGCCTGGGCATCCTCACCGTCCTCGCCGACGCCGGCTATCTGATCCGCGACCCCGTCGACAAGACCTACGGGCTCGGTCCGGCGCTGATCGTCGCGGGACGCGCCGCCCAGCGCGGCTTCGCGTCCGGGCCGGTCGCGCACCGTCATCTCGCCGCACTCGCCGAGGAGTTCGGCGTGATGTGCTCCGCGTCGGCGGTCGTCGGCGACCGGATCGCGGTGCTCGACGTCGTCGGTGGCCACGGCACGGCCGCGGCGGCGCGTGTGGGGGAGGTCTATCCCTTCGCACCCCCGGTGGGGCTGATGTACGTGCTGTGGGACACCGACGAGCGCATCGAACAGTGGCTGCGGCGAGAGCCGACCCTGCCCGTCACCGTCGACCGCGACGACCTGTGGCGGATCGTCACCGAATGTCGCCGGACGGGTTATCTGGCCGAGTCCCTCACGCCCGGCGGCCGCCGCCTCTACGCGCTCATGGCCGGGGTGGTCTCGCACGATCTCGCGCCCGAGATGCGGGAGATGCTGGCGGAACTCGTGGCGAGCCCCGGTGAGCGCGTGCTGCTGCCCGACGCCTTCGCCGCGGGGGAAGAGCGGGCGGTCAACCTCGTGGCCGCCCCGGCCTACGATCCCGACGGCCACCAGTCGCTCGTGCTCACGCTGCACCTCGAGCGGGAGGTAGACGCGGCCGGGATCGAGCGGTGCGGCGCGGCGCTCGTGGCGGTTGCGGAGGCGATCACCGCGGATCTCGGCGGGCGTCGGCCGCCGCGCTGA
- a CDS encoding sulfotransferase family protein has product MSERTTVGTVEDLHASATRLTGLTDFGDDDYRDGLEVLLESYARDEKLTPLGSKMSRVFLRGALVARLLSESAWAAHPEHADVPITRPIFVTGLPRTGTTALHRLLAADPAHQGLEMWLTEMPQPRPPRETWAENPVFAGIEAGFAQHHVEHPEFMGVHYMSAAEVEECWQLLRQSFRSISYECLAHLPTYSQWLAEQDWTAAYARHRRNLQLIGLPDADKRWVLKNPSHLFALDELLTVYPDALVVVTHRDPRTVIPSVCSLAAQATEGWSDAFVGETIGRSQLDLWARGFDHFTEVRRRHDPARFVDVDYRDFVADPLGTVGGLYDRFGLPFTAEAERAMADLHEESRSGARKPAHRYTLEEFGLSVGEVDERFRDYAYR; this is encoded by the coding sequence ATGAGCGAACGCACCACCGTCGGCACCGTCGAGGATCTGCACGCCTCCGCGACCCGCCTGACGGGCCTGACCGATTTCGGCGACGACGACTACCGTGACGGGCTCGAGGTCCTACTCGAATCGTATGCACGGGACGAGAAACTCACCCCGCTCGGCAGCAAGATGTCACGGGTCTTCCTGCGCGGCGCCCTCGTCGCGCGGTTGCTCTCGGAATCGGCCTGGGCCGCCCATCCCGAGCACGCCGACGTCCCGATCACCCGGCCGATCTTCGTCACCGGCCTGCCCCGCACCGGCACGACGGCACTGCACCGCCTGCTCGCCGCGGATCCCGCCCATCAGGGGCTCGAGATGTGGCTGACCGAGATGCCGCAACCGCGACCTCCTCGCGAGACCTGGGCGGAGAACCCCGTCTTCGCCGGGATCGAGGCCGGATTCGCACAGCACCACGTCGAGCATCCCGAATTCATGGGTGTGCACTACATGTCGGCCGCCGAGGTCGAGGAATGCTGGCAGTTGCTGCGCCAGTCGTTCCGCTCGATCTCCTACGAGTGCCTGGCCCACCTGCCCACCTATTCGCAGTGGCTCGCGGAGCAGGACTGGACCGCGGCCTATGCCCGGCACCGGAGGAACCTGCAGCTCATCGGACTGCCGGACGCCGACAAGCGGTGGGTGCTCAAGAATCCCAGTCATCTGTTCGCACTGGACGAACTGCTCACGGTGTATCCGGACGCGCTCGTCGTCGTCACCCATCGAGATCCGCGCACCGTGATCCCGTCGGTGTGCAGCCTCGCGGCACAGGCCACCGAGGGATGGTCCGACGCGTTCGTCGGTGAGACGATCGGGCGCAGCCAGCTCGACCTCTGGGCACGAGGTTTCGATCATTTCACCGAGGTGCGCCGCCGGCACGATCCCGCCCGATTCGTCGACGTGGACTACCGGGATTTCGTCGCCGATCCGCTCGGCACCGTCGGCGGCCTGTACGACCGGTTCGGTCTGCCGTTCACCGCGGAGGCCGAACGCGCAATGGCCGACCTGCACGAAGAAAGCCGCAGCGGGGCAAGGAAACCCGCGCACCGGTACACGCTCGAGGAGTTCGGGTTGAGTGTGGGCGAGGTCGACGAGCGTTTCCGCGACTACGCGTACCGCTGA
- a CDS encoding enoyl-CoA hydratase/isomerase family protein, translating to MTGQEPEILIDVKDGIGRITLNRPKAINALNHAMVLEMSKALSAWENDDSVRAVLVRGAGERGLCAGGDIVSIYHDAKDGGTGSQDFWRDEYILNAAIGRYPKPYIAIMDGIVMGGGVGISAHGNVRIVTERSSIAMPETGIGFVPDVGGTYLLSRTPGEIGTHIALTTGRMKAGDAIALGFADHYLPSESLDKFVAALESGSLEDALAEYSQPAPESALLAQREWIDAAYSADTVEEIVERLRASDVPEARETADQVLAKSPVALKVTLRSLRHARQLGSLEEVLNEEFRVSTASLKSHDLVEGIRAQVVDKDRNPQWSPATLADVTEADVDAYFQPLGDLELGLAAPKENDR from the coding sequence ATGACCGGGCAGGAACCCGAGATCCTCATCGACGTGAAGGACGGCATCGGCCGTATCACGCTCAACCGGCCCAAGGCCATCAACGCCCTCAACCACGCCATGGTCCTCGAGATGTCGAAGGCCCTGAGCGCGTGGGAGAACGACGATTCGGTGCGTGCCGTGCTGGTGCGCGGTGCCGGTGAGCGCGGCCTGTGCGCCGGCGGCGACATCGTCTCGATCTACCACGACGCCAAGGATGGCGGCACGGGTTCGCAGGACTTCTGGCGCGACGAGTACATCCTCAACGCCGCCATCGGTCGCTACCCGAAGCCGTACATCGCGATCATGGACGGCATCGTCATGGGTGGCGGCGTCGGGATCTCGGCGCACGGCAACGTCCGGATCGTCACCGAACGCTCGAGCATCGCGATGCCCGAGACCGGAATCGGATTCGTTCCCGACGTCGGCGGCACCTACCTGCTCTCGCGCACGCCCGGTGAGATCGGCACGCACATCGCGCTGACCACCGGACGGATGAAGGCCGGCGACGCCATCGCTCTGGGCTTCGCCGACCACTACCTGCCGTCCGAGTCGCTCGACAAGTTCGTCGCCGCACTCGAATCCGGCTCGCTCGAGGACGCACTCGCCGAATACTCGCAGCCCGCACCGGAATCGGCACTGCTCGCGCAGCGCGAATGGATCGACGCGGCGTACTCCGCCGACACCGTCGAGGAGATCGTCGAACGCCTCCGGGCGTCCGATGTTCCGGAGGCGCGTGAGACCGCCGATCAGGTGCTCGCGAAATCGCCTGTCGCGCTGAAGGTGACCCTCCGGTCGCTGCGTCACGCCCGGCAGCTCGGCAGCCTCGAAGAGGTGCTGAACGAGGAATTCCGGGTCTCGACCGCCTCGCTGAAGTCGCACGACCTCGTCGAGGGCATCCGCGCACAGGTCGTCGACAAGGACCGCAACCCGCAGTGGTCGCCGGCGACCCTCGCCGATGTCACCGAGGCCGACGTCGACGCCTACTTCCAGCCGCTCGGCGATCTCGAACTCGGGCTCGCCGCTCCCAAGGAGAACGACCGATGA
- the cysD gene encoding sulfate adenylyltransferase subunit CysD — translation MTTVPPQRPPIYELPLLGALEAESVHIFREVAATFSRPVLLFSGGKDSAVMLHLAVKAFWPAPLPFPVLHIDTGHNFDEVIDFRDRTVERLGLRSIVASVQDDIDAGRAVEDDGPHATRNRLQTGTLLRALREGGFDAVFGGARRDEEKARAKERIFSLRDEFGQWDPKAQRPELWQLYNGRHRRGEHMRVFPLSNWTELDIWRYIRDEGVDLPSLYYAHRRPVIERDGMLLAHNRFLTLLPGDAPRESLVRFRTVGDATCTGCVESAAATADEVITEIAASRITERGATRADDRISDAGMEDRKREGYF, via the coding sequence GTGACCACGGTGCCACCGCAACGACCACCGATCTACGAACTGCCGCTGCTCGGTGCGCTCGAGGCCGAGTCCGTCCACATCTTCCGTGAGGTCGCCGCGACCTTCTCCCGTCCCGTCCTGCTGTTCTCGGGTGGCAAGGACTCCGCGGTGATGCTCCATCTCGCGGTCAAGGCGTTCTGGCCCGCGCCATTGCCGTTCCCCGTGCTGCACATCGACACCGGGCACAATTTCGACGAGGTGATCGACTTCCGCGACCGCACCGTCGAGCGGCTGGGGCTCCGGTCGATCGTCGCCTCGGTGCAGGACGACATCGACGCCGGGCGTGCCGTCGAGGACGACGGACCGCACGCGACCCGCAACCGGCTGCAGACCGGAACCCTCCTGCGCGCGTTGCGGGAAGGGGGATTCGACGCCGTCTTCGGGGGCGCGCGCCGCGACGAGGAGAAGGCCCGCGCGAAGGAACGCATCTTCAGCCTTCGCGACGAATTCGGACAGTGGGACCCGAAGGCGCAACGACCCGAACTGTGGCAGCTGTACAACGGCCGGCACCGCCGCGGCGAACACATGCGGGTGTTCCCGTTGTCCAACTGGACCGAACTCGACATCTGGCGCTACATCCGCGACGAGGGTGTCGACCTGCCGTCCCTGTACTACGCCCACCGGCGTCCGGTGATCGAGCGCGACGGAATGCTGCTCGCGCACAACCGTTTTCTCACTCTTCTCCCCGGAGATGCCCCGCGCGAGAGCCTCGTCCGGTTCCGCACCGTCGGCGACGCGACGTGCACCGGCTGCGTCGAATCCGCCGCCGCCACCGCGGACGAGGTGATCACCGAGATCGCCGCCAGCCGAATCACCGAACGCGGCGCGACGCGGGCAGACGACCGGATCTCCGACGCCGGGATGGAAGACCGCAAGAGGGAAGGGTATTTCTGA
- a CDS encoding SDR family oxidoreductase, whose protein sequence is MSAAAGLLRDRVVVVSGVGPGLGRTLALRCAEHGADVVLAARTRERLEKVAAEVESTGRRALVVPTDITDDESAAALVEAAVSEFGRVDVLVNNAFSVPSMKPLARTDFQQIRDSVELTVLGALRLTQLFTPALAESAGAVVNINSMVLRHSQERYGSYKLAKSALLAMSQSLATELGPQGVRVNSVAPGYIWGPILQGYFEHQAGKYGTTVEQIYEHTAAASDLKRLPTTEEIADAVIFLASPMASAITGQCLDVNCGEYHH, encoded by the coding sequence ATGAGCGCGGCAGCGGGACTGCTCCGCGACCGCGTCGTCGTGGTCTCCGGTGTCGGTCCGGGACTGGGGCGCACGCTCGCGCTGCGGTGCGCCGAACACGGCGCCGACGTGGTGCTTGCCGCCCGGACCCGGGAGCGGCTCGAGAAGGTTGCAGCGGAAGTCGAGAGCACGGGCCGCCGGGCCCTGGTCGTGCCCACCGACATCACCGACGACGAGTCCGCCGCCGCACTCGTCGAGGCGGCGGTCTCGGAGTTCGGGCGTGTCGACGTGCTCGTCAACAACGCCTTCTCCGTTCCGTCGATGAAGCCGTTGGCGCGCACCGACTTCCAGCAGATTCGCGATAGCGTGGAACTCACCGTCCTCGGCGCGCTGCGGCTCACACAGTTGTTCACCCCCGCCCTCGCCGAGTCGGCCGGCGCGGTGGTCAACATCAATTCGATGGTGCTGCGTCACTCCCAGGAACGTTACGGCAGTTACAAACTCGCGAAGTCGGCGTTGCTGGCGATGTCGCAGTCCCTGGCGACCGAACTCGGACCGCAGGGAGTCCGCGTGAACTCCGTTGCGCCGGGCTACATCTGGGGTCCGATCCTGCAGGGCTACTTCGAACACCAGGCCGGAAAGTACGGCACCACCGTCGAACAGATCTACGAGCACACCGCCGCCGCCTCCGATCTGAAGCGTCTCCCGACCACCGAGGAGATCGCGGATGCGGTGATCTTCCTGGCCTCGCCGATGGCGTCGGCGATCACCGGCCAGTGCCTCGACGTCAACTGCGGCGAATACCACCACTGA